In Sphaeramia orbicularis chromosome 12, fSphaOr1.1, whole genome shotgun sequence, the following proteins share a genomic window:
- the fpgs gene encoding folylpolyglutamate synthase, mitochondrial gives MMACMSRVWQRGCVFAARLQRQDYASRLAGVSLRYYSTKTAPHIPGMEYQDAVCTLNTLQTNASALEQVRRERSNPQLQLQAMKGFLERSGLTVDELDHLNIIHVTGTKGKGSTCAFTEQILRSYGFRTGFYSSPHLVQVRERIRINGQPIGKELFTKYFWQVYGRLDETKDAHGGTMPAYFRFLTILAFHVFLQEKVDLAVIEVGIGGAYDCTNIIRRPWVCGISSLGIDHTQILGDTIEKIAWQKGGIFKPGVPAFTVKQPEDAMAVLKDRAKEIKCPLWVCPSMEDYQADCGPLRLGLAGQHQHSNASLALQLSHTWLQRRCLPGKTFSFTPHENTAGLQATAFKPSPIMVKGLADTEWPGRNQTLKHGAVTYFLDGAHTMRSMLACVQWFREIAAQHERNASGPVARVLLFNATGERDSAAMLKLLVPCHFDFAVFCPNITEAIASCNADQQNFNVSVENMLTRCLDNEHSWRLHNSMQDKAGSQLLIEGTLPLVPEKKTDTLVFPCILSALQWITQGRDSVLADPAKTVLPVKASIMAKAAPLCDAAEIHVLITGSLHLVGGALKHLDPASSK, from the exons ATGATGGCGTGCATGTCGCGCGTTTGGCAGCGGGGCTGCGTGTTTGCCGCGCGGCTCCAGAGGCAGGACTATGCGTCCAGGTTGGCGGGTGTTTCACTCAGATACTACAGCACCAAGACGGCTCCGCACATACCGGGGATGGAGTACCAG GATGCCGTATGCACTCTGAACACACTGCAGACCAATGCTAGCGCTCTGGAACAGGTTCGACGAGAGCGGAGCAAccctcagcttcagcttcaggcCATGAAAGGATTCCTGGAGCGATCTGGTCTCACT gTGGACGAACTGGACCATCTCAATATCATTCATGTGACAGGAACAAAGGGCAAG GGATCAACATGTGCATTCACTGAGCAGATTTTGAGAAGCTATGGTTTCCGCACAGGATTTTACAG ttctccACATTTAGTTCAGGTCAGGGAGAGGATCCGGATTAATGGACAACCCATTGGAAAAGAACTCTTCACTAAATACTTCTGGCAGGTGTATGGACGGCTGGATGAAACAAAG GATGCCCACGGAGGAACGATGCCAGCCTACTTCCGCTTTCTCACCATCTTGGCATTTCACGTGTTTCTTCAGGAGAAG GTGGATTTGGCTGTGATTGAAGTTGGGATCGGTGGAGCGTATGACTGCACAAACATTATAAG GAGGCCGTGGGTGTGTGGTATCTCCTCTCTGGGTATAGACCACACTCAGATTCTCGGAGACACCATTGAAAAGATCGCCTGGCAGAAAGGAGGCATCTTCAAG cctggagTCCCTGCTTTCACAGTCAAACAGCCAGAGGACGCCATGGCTGTGCTTAAGGACAGGGCCAAAGAGATAAAA TGTCCTCTGTGGGTGTGCCCATCCATGGAGGACTACCAGGCAGACTGTGGGCCCCTGCGTCTAGGTCTGGCAGGGCAGCACCAGCACTCCAACGCCTCCCTGGCCCTCCAGCTGAGTCACACATGGCTGCAGAGGAGATGTCTACCAG GTAAAACCTTCTCCTTCACACCACATGAGAACACAGCAGGACTTCAGGCCACTGCCTTCAAGCCGAGCCCCATCATGGTCAAAG GGTTGGCTGACACAGAATGGCCTGGAAGGAATCAGACTCTGAAACACGGAGCAGTCACCTACTTCTTGGATGGAGCTCACACCATGCGCAGTATGTTGGCCTGTGTGCAGTGGTTCCGAGAAATCGCAGCCCAGCATGAAAGAAATGCAAG TGGACCTGTGGCCAGAGTCCTACTGTTCAATGCCACAGGAGAGAGGGACTCAGCAGCCATGCTCAAACTACTGGTG CCATGTCATTTTGACTTTGCTGTGTTCTGCCCCAACATCACTGAGGCCATTGCATCTTGTAATGCAG ACCAGCAGAACTTTAATGTCTCTGTGGAGAACATGTTGACTCGCTGCCTGGACAACGAGCACAGCTGGCGTCTTCACAACAGCATGCAGGACAAGGCCGGTTCCCAGCTGCTCATCGAGGGCACACTACCTCTAGTCCCTGAGAAGAAAACAGACACTCTGGTTTTCCCCTGCATcctcagcgccctccagtggatcACCCAGGGAAGGGATTCGGTGCTGGCAGACCCAGCGAAGACAGTATTACCAGTGAAAGCCAGCATCATGGCCAAAGCTGCGCCACTCTGCGACGCAGCTGAGATCCATGTCCTCATCACAGGAAGCCTCCACCTGGTGGGAGGGGCACTCAAACACCTGGACCCTGCCTCCTCTAAGTAG
- the cdk9 gene encoding cyclin-dependent kinase 9: MQRDKTSNAGGAEKPDREAAIMSKYYDGVEFPFCDEFSKYEKMAKIGQGTFGEVFKAKHRQTGKKVALKKVLMENEKEGFPITALREIKILQLLKHENVVNLIEICRTKATQFNRYKGSIYLVFDFCEHDLAGLLSNANVKFTLAEIKKVMQMLLNGLYYIHRNKILHRDMKAANVLITRDGVLKLADFGLARAFSLAKNSQGNRYTNRVVTLWYRPPELLLGERDYGPPIDLWGAGCIMAEMWTRSPIMQGNTEQHQLTLISQLCGSITAEVWPGVDKKYELYQKMELPKGQKRKVKDRLKAYVKDPYALDLIDKLLVLDPAQRIDSDDALNHDFFWSDPMPSDLKNMLSTHNTSMFEYLAPPRRRGHMPQQQPNQNRNPATTSQTEFDRVF; the protein is encoded by the exons ATGCAGCGAGACAAAACAAGCAACGCCGGTGGGGCTGAAAA gCCCGACCGGGAGGCAGCCATAATGTCGAAGTACTACGACGGTGTTGAGTTTCCTTTCTGTGACGAGTTCTCAAAGTacgaaaaaatggccaaaattggCCAGGGGACGTTTGG GGAGGTTTTCAAAGCAAAGCACAGACAAACTGGGAAGAAGGTCGCACTGAAGAAAGTTCTCATGGAAAATGAGAAAGAAGGG tttccAATCACAGCTTTAAGAGAGATCAAGATCCTGCAGCTGCTCAAACATGAGAATGTGGTGAATCTGATAGAGATTTGCAGAACTAAAG CTACTCAGTTCAACAGATACAAGGGCAGCATCTACCTGGTGTTTGATTTCTGTGAGCATGATTTGGCTGGGCTGCTGAGCAATGCCAATGTAAAGTTCACTTTGGCAGAGATCAAGAAGGTCATGCAGATGCTTCTCAATGGACTATACTATATCCACAGAAACAAG ATCCTCCACAGAGACATGAAAGCAGCCAATGTGCTCATCACCAGAGATGGCGTCTTAAAGCTGGCAGACTTTGGTTTAGCACGAGCCTTCAGTCTGGCAAAAAACAGCCAGGGGAACCGCTACACCAACAGAGTTGTCACACTCTGGTACAGGCCTCCAGAGCTGCTGCTAG gtGAACGGGACTACGGCCCCCCTATTGACCTCTGGGGTGCAGGCTGCATTATGGCAGAGATGTGGACCAGAAGTCCCATCATGCAAGGCAACACAGAGCAGCATCAGCTCACTCTGATCAGCCAGCTCTGTGGGTCCATCACTGCTGAG GTGTGGCCTGGTGTGGATAAGAAGTATGAGCTTTACCAGAAGATGGAGCTGCCCAAAGGCCAAAAGAGGAAAGTGAAGGACCGTCTGAAAGCCTATGTTAAAGACCCGTATGCCCTGGACCTCATCGATAAGCTACTGGTCCTGGACCCGGCACAACGAATAGACAGTGATGATGCACTAAACCACGACTTCTTTTGGTCTGACCCCATGCCATCAGACCTGAAGAACATGCTGTCCACGCACAACACCTCCATGTTTGAATATCTGGCCCCACCTAGGCGGAGGGGCCACATGCCCCAGCAGCAGCCCAACCAGAACAGGAACCCAGCCACCACCAGTCAGACTGAGTTTGACCGAGTGTTTTAG